taatttaaaagatcaATTATAAAgtgtatatttaattttacttatattaaaaaaaaacatgtaTTGTATTAACAAAtccatttataatatattgataataaatgacaatacttatttatttaactCAATTAAgtgtaaatttaattttttatacttttctaagcaattatttttaatagtttcaAAATCTTTAGTCATACGTAACTTTtcaactttttcttttaatatatctatttctttttgtttattaatatttgccTCCTcaagttttataattttgtcataattttcattttcttttaactttatcattaattctttatttttattttttaattgattaagttcattttcttttatttgaagtgtatttttaatagtttctagtttttttcttttattatttatattttctccattcaaattttcattatcaatacctaatttattttgaattttttggTATTCTTTTTTTCCATCTTCAATTTGTTGTTCAACCTCCCAAACTTTATCAGcaatttgtaataatttttcttgtaAATCTAGGTGAACTTCAGCCAAAACCTCCGGATCATTACtttctttattttgtatttcCATATTCTCGTATTCATTATCTTTTTCCATATTTATACTTATCTTTAACAATAGTCCAACTATTTCTCTTTCTTTTTCCTGTAAAATTCTAGCAGTTGTAGATAATTcagtaataaaattattaaaaaattcatcaATCTGTTTCTCCATAATCATCATTTCTCTGTACTTTTCACTTTTATCACCAACTAAAGTTTCAAAATTATTGTCAAACTCatttatttcttctttaatattttctatattttgcATTATATCATCTATTTGATTTTCCATTATCTCAAtttcttcattattttttttaacttgtTCCAAAAGTCTATCTCTTAAATCTTCTGGTGTCTCATTGGTACTAATTTCTTCttcaattttcttttttttactttttaattctaaTATTCTTTCATTTAATACAAGTGCCTGTTGTTTTAATGGGGCACTACCAATAGCATTATCTATTTCTTCACGTTTCTTGTCTAAAGAATTTACCAAAGCACTAGCCTctttaatactatttttttttatttcaacttctttaattaaattttcatgtCTATCTTTTAACGATGGATCTAGGGCTGCtaattgttgattatattgatgttttaatacatttaatttatcctctaaactttttatttcagCTTCTTTTTCACGATGATCTTTATATACTTTGTCTAATTCTTCAGCCAACTTTTCATTAGCCTCCTGAACCTCATTATAATCAATTAATATTTCCTCTAAGTCACtgtttgtatttattttatcaataataatattaaattcatGTAATTGTGCTTGTAATTCACGTATCTCACTAGCCTGATCCTCTGCTTTTTgttcataaaataatacttgTTGTCTATCTATTTCACCTTGTtctaattcattttttaaattatctaatTCACTAACAATTGTATTaatcttattatttaatattcctttataataacttttatcatATACTAATCTAGATTTCATAACTGTCCCTAATCTAGATGGTGGAATATTAGCTGATAATCCTTGTTTAGTCATAGGACGATTTTGTATACTAGATGTTTCTAATCTTCTTCCTGTAATTGGTCTTATTCCCCCACTCGTTGGTTCATTTTTTTGTAGTATTACACCATTTCTTGATTCTGTTCTTTGTGCTCGTGACAGGGAAGTTCTCATAGTTGTATTTGGTCTATCATTAGTATTATTactttcattattatttctcCAGTTTCTTCTTGAAGATGGTCTTATATTATCTATAATagtataaaagtaataaaatatttataatatattaaagagaaaataaaatattaaatataaaatgaaactAACTTAATCCTGCTGTTTTTGGTCTGCCTTTAGATGTTGTAGGCCTATTACTAGATGTCATTGGACGTTGCAtgattatttgttaaatataatt
This Strongyloides ratti genome assembly S_ratti_ED321, chromosome : 2 DNA region includes the following protein-coding sequences:
- a CDS encoding Intraflagellar transport protein 74 homolog, with the protein product MQRPMTSSNRPTTSKGRPKTAGLNNIRPSSRRNWRNNNESNNTNDRPNTTMRTSLSRAQRTESRNGVILQKNEPTSGGIRPITGRRLETSSIQNRPMTKQGLSANIPPSRLGTVMKSRLVYDKSYYKGILNNKINTIVSELDNLKNELEQGEIDRQQVLFYEQKAEDQASEIRELQAQLHEFNIIIDKINTNSDLEEILIDYNEVQEANEKLAEELDKVYKDHREKEAEIKSLEDKLNVLKHQYNQQLAALDPSLKDRHENLIKEVEIKKNSIKEASALVNSLDKKREEIDNAIGSAPLKQQALVLNERILELKSKKKKIEEEISTNETPEDLRDRLLEQVKKNNEEIEIMENQIDDIMQNIENIKEEINEFDNNFETLVGDKSEKYREMMIMEKQIDEFFNNFITELSTTARILQEKEREIVGLLLKISINMEKDNEYENMEIQNKESNDPEVLAEVHLDLQEKLLQIADKVWEVEQQIEDGKKEYQKIQNKLGIDNENLNGENINNKRKKLETIKNTLQIKENELNQLKNKNKELMIKLKENENYDKIIKLEEANINKQKEIDILKEKVEKLRMTKDFETIKNNCLEKYKKLNLHLIELNK